From Deinococcus aestuarii, one genomic window encodes:
- a CDS encoding AI-2E family transporter, translating into MNPNRTVPQLLADLWTRPQVRLLVYLGLAALAFLLARSLSGVLVTVAVAYGLAYLANPALTWLERRGLARGWGVLLLTLLVFVVVTLLFWRLASQVTSFVSSLPALADRVTALLDRALDNPNPDPGIDQLQHRLAEYVQTRAQALARDVGPLFDRLLSSSPAVLAGWLNGLGRAGLLLTLTLYFALDYRRVSRGLLSVFPRDWQPAVERLSEDVSVSFGRAIRGNLLVGLSVGALAALGLLLLNVPTPLVLGLFTAAMWLVPYVGILIAVVPALLQAIPLGTTAVVLVAVLYFVLNQVGGNLLSPLIMGRTIQIPPSALMVAVLIGLSVGGALGAFLASPVALLVYRWGTRYWLTSRAYQGKTGQRGQMEEELGQVADVGRVSKR; encoded by the coding sequence ATGAACCCGAACCGAACCGTGCCGCAGCTTCTGGCGGACCTGTGGACGAGACCGCAGGTGCGGCTCCTCGTCTACCTGGGGCTCGCCGCCCTGGCGTTCCTCCTGGCCCGCAGCCTCTCGGGCGTCCTCGTCACGGTCGCCGTCGCCTACGGCCTGGCCTACCTCGCCAACCCCGCGCTGACCTGGCTGGAACGGCGCGGCCTGGCCCGGGGCTGGGGCGTGCTGCTGCTCACCCTGCTGGTGTTCGTCGTCGTGACCCTGCTGTTCTGGCGCCTGGCGTCCCAGGTCACGAGCTTTGTCTCCAGCCTGCCCGCCCTCGCCGACCGCGTGACCGCCCTGCTCGACCGGGCGCTCGACAACCCCAACCCCGACCCCGGCATCGACCAGCTCCAGCACCGCCTCGCCGAGTACGTGCAGACCCGCGCCCAGGCCCTCGCCCGCGACGTCGGCCCCCTCTTCGACCGCCTGCTCTCCTCCAGCCCCGCCGTGCTGGCCGGCTGGCTGAACGGGCTGGGGCGGGCCGGCCTCCTGCTGACCCTGACCCTGTACTTTGCCCTCGACTACCGCCGGGTCAGCCGCGGGCTGCTCTCGGTCTTTCCGCGTGACTGGCAGCCCGCCGTGGAACGGCTTTCCGAGGACGTGAGCGTCTCCTTCGGCCGGGCCATCCGGGGCAACCTCCTCGTGGGGCTGAGTGTCGGGGCGCTCGCCGCGCTGGGATTGCTGCTGCTGAACGTGCCCACCCCGCTGGTGCTGGGGCTCTTTACCGCCGCGATGTGGCTGGTGCCCTACGTGGGCATCCTGATCGCGGTGGTCCCGGCGCTGCTCCAGGCGATCCCGCTGGGCACGACGGCGGTGGTGCTCGTGGCGGTGCTGTATTTCGTCCTCAACCAGGTCGGCGGCAACCTGCTCAGCCCGCTGATCATGGGCCGCACCATCCAGATTCCCCCCTCGGCGCTGATGGTCGCCGTCTTGATCGGGCTGTCCGTCGGCGGGGCGCTGGGGGCGTTTCTCGCCAGCCCCGTCGCCCTGCTCGTCTACCGCTGGGGAACGCGCTACTGGCTCACCAGCCGCGCGTATCAGGGCAAGACGGGCCAGCGAGGGCAGATGGAGGAAGAATTGGGCCAGGTTGCCGATGTCGGGAGGGTGTCCAAACGCTAG